Proteins from a genomic interval of Methanoplanus endosymbiosus:
- a CDS encoding type II toxin-antitoxin system HicB family antitoxin: protein MRKQLTAIIEKEGDGYVSFCPEYDIASQGSTVEEARNNLHEALELFLKTASLQEIQSRFHGEIYITRMDVAFG, encoded by the coding sequence ATGCGAAAACAGCTTACAGCCATTATTGAAAAGGAAGGCGATGGCTATGTTTCATTCTGCCCGGAATATGATATTGCAAGCCAGGGCAGTACTGTAGAAGAGGCCCGTAATAACCTTCATGAGGCTTTGGAGCTTTTTTTAAAAACCGCATCTTTGCAGGAGATTCAGTCACGGTTCCACGGGGAGATCTATATCACACGGATGGACGTGGCTTTTGGCTAA
- a CDS encoding ATP-binding protein, producing the protein MTDILKIPNILDNTSGFMLLFDVWDEYNHSADLTFDFSECTFIKQNGVAFLAGLACHIRKNGGVVFIDESTIIPKVMMNLAQNGFLKEITGESEPWDGNSVPLMQYFAHDINSIEKYLEDKWIGRGWIYTSSLLSEKIIGNILELYENAFEHSFSDVGVFTCGQRFPTKNELVLTIIDFGIGIPQSLNKYFKESKESFDGNYRLEKAFQDGFSTKRREQPRGVGLDLLKDFILKNHGQMDIYSNNECARIKSGNIRYAIKDFYFNGTAVNIKLKCDEKYYLIEGEPVDQPYF; encoded by the coding sequence ATGACAGATATTCTTAAAATACCAAATATTCTCGATAACACTTCTGGTTTTATGCTACTATTTGATGTCTGGGATGAATACAATCATTCCGCAGATCTCACATTTGATTTTTCTGAGTGTACTTTCATAAAACAGAACGGCGTTGCTTTCCTTGCAGGTCTGGCATGTCATATCCGGAAGAATGGTGGAGTGGTCTTTATTGATGAGAGTACAATTATCCCGAAAGTCATGATGAATCTTGCACAAAATGGATTCTTAAAAGAGATTACGGGGGAAAGTGAACCCTGGGATGGTAATTCTGTTCCTTTAATGCAGTACTTCGCACATGATATTAATTCAATTGAGAAGTATCTGGAAGATAAATGGATTGGCAGGGGGTGGATTTACACAAGCAGTCTTTTATCTGAAAAAATCATCGGTAATATCTTAGAACTTTACGAAAATGCTTTTGAACACAGTTTCTCTGATGTCGGAGTATTTACATGCGGGCAGCGTTTTCCAACAAAAAATGAATTGGTCCTGACAATAATAGATTTTGGTATAGGCATTCCACAGTCATTAAATAAATATTTTAAAGAGAGCAAAGAGTCATTTGACGGAAATTACCGGTTAGAAAAAGCTTTCCAGGATGGTTTTTCCACAAAAAGAAGAGAACAGCCAAGGGGCGTTGGTCTTGATCTTCTTAAAGATTTTATTTTAAAGAATCATGGACAAATGGATATATACAGTAATAATGAGTGTGCCCGTATCAAATCAGGCAATATCAGATATGCAATTAAGGACTTTTATTTCAATGGAACTGCGGTAAACATAAAGTTGAAGTGCGATGAGAAGTATTATCTTATTGAAGGAGAGCCTGTAGATCAACCCTATTTCTAA
- a CDS encoding type II toxin-antitoxin system PemK/MazF family toxin — protein sequence MNFRKSGEVWLIEPEGTRGHEQSGIRPAVILAESVGMYTVVPFTTSEKAARFPHTHMVGPDSKNGLSRLSFALCFQISALDKERFIKKNGILSETDLECIKELIRDLLDL from the coding sequence ATGAATTTCAGGAAGTCCGGAGAAGTATGGCTGATTGAACCTGAAGGTACCCGCGGGCATGAGCAGTCCGGCATACGTCCGGCAGTCATTCTTGCAGAATCGGTTGGAATGTACACAGTTGTCCCATTTACAACTTCAGAAAAAGCCGCCCGCTTTCCCCATACCCATATGGTTGGACCAGACTCAAAAAATGGTCTTTCAAGGTTAAGCTTTGCACTCTGTTTTCAAATTTCAGCACTTGATAAAGAGAGATTTATCAAAAAAAACGGCATATTGTCGGAAACAGACTTGGAATGCATAAAAGAACTGATAAGAGATCTTCTTGATCTATAA
- a CDS encoding DUF6932 family protein: MNKDVIPDWNTDGILPPINMADPTGFERSPYSISLTDLILRFANTKHRREIIKGFMNFRSALHESGLTEGFQWIDGSFLENVEKTEERNPNDIDLVTFFILPEETSQETLLSSNQDLFNPKRTKDEYNVDAYFVQLNSDEYEMLIRQITYWYSIWSHRRDGQWKGFIQIELSGKEDQVAMSNLDAMMKEEDSL, encoded by the coding sequence ATGAATAAAGACGTGATACCGGACTGGAACACTGACGGGATTTTACCACCCATAAATATGGCTGATCCAACAGGTTTTGAAAGGTCCCCCTATTCAATCTCTTTAACTGACTTAATTCTCCGGTTTGCAAATACCAAACACCGTAGAGAGATCATAAAAGGTTTTATGAATTTCCGTTCTGCTCTGCATGAATCAGGGCTTACTGAAGGCTTTCAGTGGATTGATGGAAGTTTCCTTGAAAATGTTGAGAAAACAGAAGAAAGAAATCCCAATGATATCGATCTTGTCACATTTTTTATTCTGCCTGAAGAAACAAGTCAGGAGACCCTTTTATCCTCTAACCAAGATCTCTTCAACCCCAAAAGGACGAAAGATGAATATAATGTTGATGCATATTTTGTACAATTAAACTCAGATGAATACGAGATGCTTATCAGGCAAATCACGTATTGGTACAGCATCTGGTCACACCGAAGAGACGGACAGTGGAAAGGATTTATACAAATAGAACTTTCCGGTAAAGAAGATCAGGTTGCTATGAGCAACCTTGATGCAATGATGAAAGAGGAGGATTCTTTATGA
- a CDS encoding TIGR04255 family protein: MTDYSNSPIREAVCEFRFSKKTGWDKDLSLKFYEKIKSEFPKKEVNKVHHFQVEATIKGIQNSKNELNDRHLFFDNDRRYIIQITQGVLSISCLKPYPSWEVFKEKIRLAYNTLGELTDINGIERIGLLYVNKIEISDKPVELKEYFTFYPNMPEKLNLTVGNINMASDFLYNHGKDICRVQLTRAVPEKKEDIAFLLTTDFFTAKPGSVKPDDALLWTEVAHTEIKNIFRNCITEKTESLFKGAE; the protein is encoded by the coding sequence ATGACTGATTATAGCAATTCACCAATAAGAGAAGCTGTATGTGAATTTAGGTTTTCAAAAAAGACCGGCTGGGACAAAGACCTGTCTTTGAAATTTTACGAAAAGATAAAATCGGAATTTCCTAAAAAGGAAGTAAATAAAGTTCATCACTTCCAGGTAGAGGCAACAATAAAAGGCATTCAGAACAGTAAAAATGAGTTAAATGACAGACATCTGTTCTTTGACAACGACAGAAGATATATAATTCAGATTACTCAGGGAGTTCTTTCAATAAGCTGTTTAAAGCCTTATCCTTCATGGGAAGTGTTTAAAGAAAAAATAAGATTAGCCTATAATACATTGGGTGAACTGACAGATATTAACGGAATTGAAAGAATAGGACTGTTATATGTCAATAAGATTGAAATCTCAGACAAACCTGTGGAATTAAAAGAATATTTCACATTTTACCCAAATATGCCTGAAAAGCTGAACCTGACCGTTGGAAATATCAATATGGCATCTGATTTTCTTTACAATCACGGAAAAGACATATGCAGAGTTCAGCTGACAAGAGCAGTTCCTGAAAAAAAGGAAGATATAGCATTCCTTCTCACCACCGATTTCTTCACTGCAAAACCGGGATCTGTGAAACCGGATGATGCTCTGCTCTGGACAGAAGTGGCCCATACTGAAATAAAAAATATCTTCAGGAATTGCATTACAGAAAAAACAGAATCATTGTTTAAAGGAGCCGAATAA
- a CDS encoding helicase-related protein: MVGSISSPEQIIEIVNDALQVRENSTVNILNDKLTLTVFSELEKNLKNVREINFIIRGTNSGPKNKEMVQEFELAASPSDVLFNNYEIVKKNKLKYFHKARAMHDFIESHVNVKKVKSPEMVKGNILIIDEDIQIQGTSSLEITKSKKIKGLPQINFDTFINSSMDTDQIKRSVQSFYTLWNNRGYTSEYKEELLEGLRYIYKDYSPEFLYYFTLYSLFGDQLDSSVEHFENDSTRFKQTKIWNTLYNFQKDAVVSGIQKINKHNGCIIADSVGLGKTFEALAIIKYFEMRNDNVLVLAPAKLYDNWDSFRSPYKDNPLAGDRLNYKILSHTDLSRNKGFSRSGLDLSRIDWGSFDLLVIDESHNFRNRIESEDHVTRYQKLLRDIIHKGANTKVLLLSATPVNNSLTDLRNQISIITSDRDYAFEEDGISSVQHLLIRAQKDINEWSKTSRRNKTELLDRLPSEFYKLLEMVTISRSRKHITRYYGTENIGVFPKKLTPMIFRPEIDSESEIMQFADVNEELEGLLLCVYSPMAYILPKYKEMYRERFATKINGKRIFDHEQREAINVKLNRFNLCKRLESSVYSFGKTVERLLGRIDSHISRMSSGTGTVSDEYDLEDEEEFFLEYKYDIDVRHLDVRNYLEDLRSDKEKLERISGQVRIILDEKRDFKLHEITAFVRNKINETPYNPGNQKVLIFTAFADTANYLYDSLWPILKEEGVHTAIVTGTGSPKTTIKGANLKYNEVLARFSPRSKGRSGDTDTEIEVLVATDCISEGQNLQDCDCVINFDIQWNPVVLIQRFGRIDRLGSINPQIQMVNFFPHMDLNDYLQLEERVKRKMVAANIGSTGDEDLLTPDLNDLEFRRTQLERIQEEVVELEEMGDTISLTDLNMNGYLNELYEYVKENPDVKKVPAGVFSITKGEEKGCLFCFRHSEDLAKPKSDSSLYPYYLMYVQNSGEVYIGMHNAREALAEFRRISYGKSEPDDVLIRNFNKKTHNAEDMTRYSKLITKAISGITGAERKRAEESIFDFSGFSDEFSDSGEDDFELISFLIVE, from the coding sequence ATGGTGGGTTCTATCTCCTCTCCGGAGCAGATTATTGAGATTGTCAATGATGCTTTACAGGTCAGGGAAAACAGCACAGTAAATATTCTCAACGATAAACTAACACTTACTGTATTTTCAGAACTTGAAAAAAACCTGAAAAATGTCCGGGAAATAAATTTTATAATACGCGGGACTAATTCCGGTCCAAAAAATAAAGAAATGGTGCAGGAGTTTGAACTTGCTGCATCTCCTTCAGATGTACTTTTCAATAACTACGAAATTGTTAAGAAAAACAAGCTGAAATACTTCCACAAAGCCAGGGCAATGCATGATTTCATCGAATCTCATGTAAATGTCAAGAAAGTCAAATCTCCGGAAATGGTCAAAGGAAATATCTTAATAATTGACGAGGACATCCAGATTCAGGGGACATCCTCACTTGAAATAACCAAATCCAAAAAAATTAAAGGTCTGCCCCAGATAAATTTTGACACATTCATCAATAGTTCGATGGACACTGATCAGATAAAGCGATCTGTTCAGTCATTCTATACTCTGTGGAATAACAGAGGCTATACCTCAGAATATAAAGAAGAACTTCTTGAAGGGTTAAGGTACATCTATAAGGATTATTCTCCGGAATTTTTGTATTATTTTACTCTCTACTCACTTTTTGGAGATCAGCTTGACTCAAGTGTTGAACATTTTGAAAATGACAGTACCCGGTTTAAACAGACAAAGATCTGGAATACCCTTTATAATTTTCAGAAAGATGCAGTTGTTTCAGGCATTCAGAAAATCAATAAACACAACGGCTGTATCATTGCGGACAGTGTCGGTCTTGGAAAAACATTTGAGGCCCTTGCAATAATAAAATATTTTGAGATGAGGAATGACAATGTATTAGTCCTTGCCCCGGCAAAGCTCTACGATAACTGGGATTCCTTCAGGAGTCCGTATAAGGACAACCCTCTTGCAGGAGACAGATTAAACTACAAAATTCTTTCTCACACAGATCTCTCCCGGAATAAAGGGTTCTCCCGTTCAGGACTTGACCTATCAAGAATAGACTGGGGCAGTTTTGATCTTTTAGTCATTGACGAGTCACATAATTTCAGAAACAGAATAGAGAGTGAAGATCACGTCACCAGATACCAGAAGCTGCTTAGAGATATTATTCATAAAGGAGCCAATACAAAAGTCCTCCTCCTATCCGCAACTCCGGTGAACAACTCCTTAACAGATCTTAGAAACCAGATTAGTATAATCACATCTGACCGTGACTATGCATTTGAGGAGGATGGCATTTCCAGTGTTCAGCATCTGTTAATACGTGCCCAAAAGGACATTAATGAATGGTCTAAAACCTCACGAAGAAATAAGACTGAACTTCTGGACCGGCTGCCTTCTGAGTTCTACAAACTTCTTGAGATGGTTACGATTTCAAGAAGCAGAAAACATATCACCCGTTATTATGGCACCGAAAACATCGGTGTATTCCCAAAGAAACTTACACCCATGATTTTTAGGCCGGAAATCGACTCGGAATCCGAGATTATGCAATTTGCGGATGTAAACGAAGAATTAGAAGGTCTGCTCCTCTGTGTTTATTCTCCTATGGCTTACATTCTTCCGAAGTATAAGGAGATGTACAGGGAGAGGTTTGCAACCAAAATTAATGGTAAGAGAATATTTGATCATGAGCAGAGAGAGGCCATAAATGTCAAACTCAACCGTTTTAATCTGTGCAAAAGACTTGAGAGTTCAGTTTATTCATTCGGAAAAACGGTTGAGAGGCTGCTTGGCAGAATTGATTCACATATATCGAGGATGTCTTCGGGAACAGGCACTGTTTCTGATGAATATGATTTGGAGGATGAAGAGGAATTCTTCCTGGAGTATAAGTATGACATTGATGTCAGGCACCTTGATGTAAGGAATTATCTGGAGGACCTGAGATCTGATAAGGAGAAACTTGAGAGGATTTCAGGCCAGGTCAGGATCATTCTTGATGAAAAACGGGATTTTAAGCTGCATGAAATTACAGCATTTGTCAGGAATAAGATTAATGAGACTCCTTACAATCCGGGAAATCAGAAGGTTTTGATATTTACAGCATTTGCCGATACTGCCAATTATCTGTATGATTCTTTATGGCCAATTTTAAAGGAGGAAGGGGTTCATACTGCTATTGTTACAGGCACCGGAAGTCCTAAGACGACAATTAAGGGTGCAAATCTGAAGTATAATGAGGTCTTGGCCAGGTTTTCGCCAAGGTCTAAGGGGAGATCAGGTGATACAGATACAGAAATTGAAGTTCTGGTTGCAACGGACTGTATCTCTGAAGGTCAGAACCTTCAGGACTGCGATTGTGTGATTAATTTTGATATTCAGTGGAATCCGGTTGTTCTGATTCAGCGTTTTGGAAGAATTGACAGGCTTGGAAGTATCAATCCTCAGATACAGATGGTTAATTTCTTCCCTCATATGGACCTGAATGACTATCTTCAGCTTGAGGAGCGTGTGAAGCGGAAGATGGTTGCAGCAAATATTGGTTCTACAGGGGATGAGGATCTCTTAACTCCTGATCTCAATGATCTGGAGTTTAGGCGTACCCAGCTTGAGCGTATTCAGGAGGAGGTTGTTGAGCTTGAGGAGATGGGTGATACAATATCCCTGACTGATCTGAATATGAACGGTTATCTCAATGAGCTGTATGAGTATGTGAAAGAAAATCCTGATGTTAAGAAAGTTCCGGCAGGGGTATTTTCGATTACAAAAGGAGAAGAGAAGGGGTGCCTCTTCTGTTTCCGGCATAGTGAGGACTTAGCCAAACCAAAGAGTGACAGTTCTCTCTATCCGTATTATCTTATGTATGTGCAGAATTCCGGTGAGGTATATATCGGGATGCACAATGCCCGTGAGGCCCTGGCTGAGTTCCGCCGGATTTCTTATGGTAAGTCTGAACCGGATGATGTTCTTATCCGGAATTTTAATAAGAAGACGCATAATGCAGAGGATATGACAAGGTATTCAAAGCTTATTACAAAGGCAATTTCAGGAATTACAGGGGCAGAAAGAAAGCGGGCTGAGGAGAGTATCTTTGACTTTTCCGGGTTTAGTGATGAGTTTTCAGATTCCGGTGAGGATGATTTTGAGCTTATCTCTTTTCTGATTGTGGAGTGA
- a CDS encoding TIGR00341 family protein → MKKILINARYEDYPGLKPLLDGYLHVDNEQKNYVEVRVFVPDAEINDAIEKLRQPLDLRYKESLIVVSTPDFVISSALQRAEKKVSTGLKTPVEKLIDTAKDYTKIDYWYLALAGIAGLIALMGLFLNNVAIIIGAMLLSPILGPIHSFAIYSATGKVNEALRSIFVLAVNLALIFLLALTATFLMSLFTGFFTGAVLNLSLTEEIMIRTISNPIYIIMAVLLGIASIIALTKNISELIAGVAVAAALLPPTVVAGITVVLLPERSPGAVLLVLDNVIGLIAGALIATLALKIAPRKGSDIKTAKSFIRRSIILILILIGILAVSSIMI, encoded by the coding sequence ATGAAAAAAATTCTTATTAATGCCAGATATGAGGATTATCCGGGTCTAAAGCCCCTTCTGGATGGGTACCTTCATGTTGACAATGAACAGAAGAATTACGTTGAAGTGAGAGTCTTTGTTCCTGATGCCGAGATTAACGATGCAATAGAGAAGCTCAGGCAGCCGCTTGATCTGAGGTATAAAGAGTCACTGATTGTAGTTTCAACTCCGGATTTTGTTATCTCGTCTGCACTTCAGAGGGCAGAGAAGAAGGTCAGTACAGGTCTTAAGACTCCTGTTGAAAAGCTGATTGATACGGCTAAGGACTATACAAAAATTGATTACTGGTATCTTGCCCTGGCCGGTATTGCAGGACTTATTGCACTTATGGGCCTGTTTCTCAATAATGTTGCAATAATTATCGGGGCAATGCTTTTATCTCCGATTCTTGGCCCGATTCATTCATTTGCGATCTATTCTGCTACCGGAAAGGTAAATGAGGCATTAAGGAGTATTTTTGTTCTGGCTGTAAATCTTGCGCTCATCTTCCTGCTTGCTCTTACTGCTACATTTTTAATGTCGCTTTTCACCGGATTTTTTACGGGAGCTGTTCTTAATCTCTCTCTGACTGAGGAGATTATGATCAGGACAATCTCAAACCCGATATACATAATTATGGCAGTTCTTCTGGGTATTGCGTCAATAATTGCACTTACTAAAAACATATCCGAACTTATTGCCGGAGTCGCGGTTGCTGCGGCACTGCTTCCGCCGACGGTCGTTGCCGGAATTACTGTTGTTCTTTTGCCGGAGAGATCTCCGGGTGCGGTGCTTTTAGTCCTGGATAATGTAATCGGGCTTATTGCCGGTGCGCTCATTGCCACACTTGCACTTAAGATTGCGCCGAGAAAAGGCAGTGATATTAAGACTGCAAAGAGTTTCATCCGGAGAAGTATTATTCTGATACTGATTTTAATCGGCATTCTGGCCGTTTCATCAATAATGATTTGA
- a CDS encoding STAS-like domain-containing protein, with amino-acid sequence MTINVQNIIGENCITLEDGEKVYRLILSALNNNQNAELDFTGVRIYSSPFFNGAVAKLLGSFTPEELNARVKFAGLTKHGDQVLRRVIQNARKYYSNDKFRSAVNKVAAEHSESC; translated from the coding sequence ATGACAATAAATGTTCAAAATATAATCGGGGAAAACTGCATAACGCTTGAGGATGGTGAAAAAGTTTACAGACTGATTCTATCTGCTCTTAATAATAATCAGAATGCAGAACTTGATTTTACCGGCGTGCGTATTTATTCATCACCTTTTTTCAACGGTGCGGTTGCTAAACTATTGGGCAGTTTTACACCGGAGGAACTCAATGCGAGGGTTAAATTTGCTGGTCTTACTAAACATGGCGATCAGGTTTTAAGGCGTGTCATTCAAAATGCCCGTAAATATTATTCCAATGATAAGTTTCGGAGTGCAGTCAATAAAGTAGCAGCTGAGCATTCTGAAAGTTGTTAA
- a CDS encoding ATP-binding protein, which translates to MKRLIYGTLLEWKESEDRKPVILEGIRQCGKTWILKHFGEAEFKDVAYFNFEYDDRLQKVFDGDLNVSRIIKDLGILRNKSIRPKTTLLILDEIQICPRAITSLKYFCENLPGLHITAAGSLLGVAVAQMGKNISFPVGKVQMLKMYPLSFPEFLLAKDEELLYGYLSDLSHDEEISSAFTGRLEEAYREYLITGGMPEVVSSWINNHDIVAVETIQSEILSDYEKDFVKYASVSEFPKLTLIWNAIPAQLAKDNQKFIFSHVKHGMRARDLEDSLQWLISAGLIYKVGKIERPYIPVTTYADTTYFKIYFSDVGLLRRMSKFPADVVFDTSSLTADMRGILTENFVLTELIANGFQRPYFWKSGGIAEVDYIIQEGIDVIPVEVKSAKGTRSRSLTEYRKKYRPTVAIRTSLNNIARHSDEYGEVLEMPLYLIWRLKAYI; encoded by the coding sequence ATGAAGCGGCTCATTTACGGTACTCTGCTTGAATGGAAAGAGAGTGAGGATCGTAAACCGGTTATTCTTGAAGGAATCCGGCAGTGTGGGAAAACCTGGATATTAAAGCATTTTGGCGAGGCGGAATTTAAAGATGTCGCATATTTTAACTTTGAGTATGACGACCGTCTGCAAAAAGTATTTGATGGTGACCTGAATGTTTCAAGAATTATCAAAGACCTTGGCATTCTGAGGAATAAATCCATCCGGCCTAAAACAACCCTCCTCATATTAGACGAAATCCAGATCTGCCCCCGTGCGATAACTTCTCTCAAATATTTCTGCGAAAACCTCCCCGGACTCCATATCACTGCCGCCGGTTCCCTGTTGGGAGTGGCTGTTGCACAGATGGGAAAAAACATCTCATTTCCGGTTGGTAAGGTGCAGATGCTTAAGATGTATCCTCTTAGTTTCCCGGAATTTCTCCTGGCAAAGGATGAAGAACTCCTTTACGGGTACCTGAGTGATTTGTCCCATGACGAAGAGATATCCTCTGCATTTACCGGCAGACTGGAGGAGGCATATCGTGAATACCTGATCACCGGAGGTATGCCGGAGGTTGTCAGCTCATGGATAAATAACCATGACATCGTAGCTGTAGAGACGATACAAAGCGAAATTCTCAGTGATTATGAAAAGGATTTTGTGAAATATGCATCTGTATCCGAATTTCCAAAACTTACCCTTATCTGGAACGCTATCCCTGCACAGCTTGCAAAGGACAATCAGAAATTTATATTCTCCCACGTTAAGCATGGAATGCGTGCACGCGATCTGGAAGATTCCCTTCAGTGGCTTATCTCGGCAGGCCTCATATATAAGGTCGGGAAGATTGAGCGGCCATATATTCCGGTTACAACATATGCGGACACTACATACTTCAAGATCTATTTCTCAGATGTAGGTCTTTTACGCAGGATGAGCAAATTTCCGGCAGATGTAGTTTTTGACACTTCTTCACTGACCGCCGACATGCGGGGTATTCTCACAGAAAATTTCGTGCTGACAGAACTGATTGCAAACGGATTCCAAAGGCCTTATTTCTGGAAATCCGGCGGGATTGCCGAGGTTGATTATATCATACAGGAGGGTATCGATGTCATTCCGGTAGAGGTTAAATCAGCAAAAGGGACCCGTTCAAGAAGTCTTACAGAGTACAGGAAAAAATACAGACCAACTGTTGCCATCCGGACCAGCCTTAATAATATTGCCAGACATTCGGATGAATACGGTGAAGTCCTGGAGATGCCATTATACCTTATCTGGAGATTAAAGGCATATATCTGA
- a CDS encoding DUF1016 N-terminal domain-containing protein, whose amino-acid sequence MKNFYETYRSSEKLAPLVREIGWSHNIIIMERCGDNLEYERYNVTIWKKPIC is encoded by the coding sequence ATGAAAAATTTTTATGAGACTTATCGTAGCTCTGAAAAACTCGCACCACTGGTGCGAGAAATAGGCTGGAGTCATAATATCATTATTATGGAGAGATGCGGGGACAATTTGGAATATGAGCGATATAATGTTACCATCTGGAAAAAGCCTATATGTTAA
- a CDS encoding DUF4391 domain-containing protein — MFKIPEEYNTGLVTDKKRFPLSHLKQAERQRFRRTLKELVLDAVVKDDIIPSFVSDTDSVRAVQFFTADVDSVRSAPFVCGILQRMTKTPSVIKVRDDKKELYSFALKRLNLQDKDLVVVTDEFLTHSLTRGVSGTEDRLIQDFAGWDCIVNKTDLYSWYLEMMVKCYIITNRDLWSGMNDLLSSKSKVWYNTEDVLLLFEDVKVLVRLTDERSRSVTTGNASRINGELKRTYAKLKGYV, encoded by the coding sequence GTGTTTAAAATTCCGGAAGAATACAATACAGGACTTGTTACAGATAAAAAGAGGTTTCCTCTCTCTCATTTAAAACAGGCTGAGAGGCAGCGTTTCCGCCGGACTCTTAAGGAACTGGTTCTTGATGCGGTTGTAAAGGATGATATTATTCCCTCTTTTGTAAGTGATACGGACTCTGTCAGGGCAGTTCAGTTTTTCACAGCAGATGTAGATTCTGTACGCTCGGCACCTTTTGTCTGCGGAATTTTGCAGCGGATGACAAAGACTCCTTCTGTTATTAAGGTCAGGGATGATAAGAAGGAGTTGTATTCTTTTGCTCTAAAGCGGCTTAATCTTCAGGATAAGGATTTGGTTGTTGTGACTGATGAATTTCTGACCCATTCTCTTACACGGGGTGTGTCCGGAACGGAGGACCGGCTGATTCAGGACTTTGCCGGGTGGGACTGTATTGTGAATAAGACGGATCTGTATTCGTGGTATCTGGAGATGATGGTTAAGTGTTATATTATTACGAACCGGGATTTGTGGTCCGGGATGAATGACCTTCTCTCATCTAAATCTAAAGTCTGGTATAACACAGAGGACGTTTTACTTCTCTTTGAGGACGTTAAGGTTCTGGTCAGACTTACGGATGAGAGGAGCCGGTCAGTAACAACCGGAAATGCCTCCCGGATTAACGGCGAATTGAAGAGAACATACGCTAAGCTGAAAGGTTATGTCTGA
- a CDS encoding transcriptional regulator — MEEKFLEIVDESGNLNSKLFSLIRIKILWALSELGEDGATARQIKNGLNIGNDGSTYSNLNALTDMGYLRMQKVPFESKENLELYTITPSGLEEWNKIKKWLVMLIGEEK; from the coding sequence ATGGAAGAAAAATTTCTTGAAATTGTAGATGAATCCGGGAATTTAAACTCTAAATTATTCTCACTAATCCGGATAAAAATACTCTGGGCCTTATCTGAACTTGGTGAAGACGGAGCAACAGCAAGACAGATAAAAAACGGTCTTAATATCGGAAATGACGGTTCAACCTATTCAAATTTAAACGCACTCACAGATATGGGTTATCTCCGGATGCAAAAAGTACCATTTGAATCAAAAGAGAACCTTGAATTATATACCATTACCCCGTCCGGCCTTGAAGAATGGAATAAAATAAAAAAATGGCTCGTTATGCTCATAGGAGAGGAGAAATAA